A DNA window from Gorilla gorilla gorilla isolate KB3781 chromosome 19, NHGRI_mGorGor1-v2.1_pri, whole genome shotgun sequence contains the following coding sequences:
- the CHD3 gene encoding chromodomain-helicase-DNA-binding protein 3 isoform X15, translating into MKVADTVILWARSKNDQLRISFPPGLCWGDRMPDKDDIRLLPSALGVKKRKRGPKKQKENKPGKPRKRKKRDSEEEFGSERDEYREKSESGGSEYGTGPGRKRRRKHREKKEKKTKRRKKGEGDGGQKQVEQKSSATLLLTWGLEDVEHVFSEEDYHTLTNYKAFSQFMRPLIAKKNPKIPMSKMMTILGAKWREFSANNPFKGSAAAVAAAAAAAAAAVAEQVSAAVSSATPIAPSGPPALPPPPAADIQPPPIRRAKTKEGKGPGHKRRSKSPRVPDGRKKLRGKKMAPLKIKLGLLGGKRKKGGSYVFQSDEGPEPEAEESDLDSGSVHSVSGRPDGPVRTKKLKRGRPGRKKKKVLGCPAVAGEEEVDGYETDHQDYCEVCQQGGEIILCDTCPRAYHLVCLDPELDRAPEGKWSCPHCEKEGVQWEAKEEEEEYEEEGEEEGEKEEEDDHMEYCRVCKDGGELLCCDACISSYHIHCLNPPLPDIPNGEWLCPRCTCPVLKGRVQKILHWRWGEPPVAVPAPQQADGNPDVPPPRPLQGRSEREFFVKWVGLSYWHCSWAKELQLEIFHLVMYRNYQRKNDMDEPPPLDYGSGEDDGKSDKRKVKDPHYAEMEEKYYRFGIKPEWMTVHRIINHSVDKKGNYHYLVKWRDLPYDQSTWEEDEMNIPEYEEHKQSYWRHRELIMGEDPAQPRKYKKKKKELQGDGPPSSPTNDPTVKYETQPRFITATGGTLHMYQLEGLNWLRFSWAQGTDTILADEMGLGKTIQTIVFLYSLYKEGHTKGPFLVSAPLSTIINWEREFQMWAPKFYVVTYTGDKDSRAIIRENEFSFEDNAIKGGKKAFKMKREAQVKFHVLLTSYELITIDQAALGSIRWACLVVDEAHRLKNNQSKFFRVLNGYKIDHKLLLTGTPLQNNLEELFHLLNFLTPERFNNLEGFLEEFADISKEDQIKKLHDLLGPHMLRRLKADVFKNMPAKTELIVRVELSPMQKKYYKYILTRNFEALNSRGGGNQVSLLNIMMDLKKCCNHPYLFPVAAMESPKLPSGAYEGGALIKSSGKLMLLQKMLRKLKEQGHRVLIFSQMTKMLDLLEDFLDYEGYKYERIDGGITGALRQEAIDRFNAPGAQQFCFLLSTRAGGLGINLATADTVIIFDSDWNPHNDIQAFSRAHRIGQANKVMIYRFVTRASVEERITQVAKRKMMLTHLVVRPGLGSKAGSMSKQELDDILKFGTEELFKDENEGENKEEDSSVIHYDNEAIARLLDRNQDATEDTDVQNMNEYLSSFKVAQYVVREEDKIEEIEREIIKQEENVDPDYWEKLLRHHYEQQQEDLARNLGKGKRVRKQVNYNDAAQEDQDNQSEYSVGSEEEDEDFDERPEGRRQSKRQLRNEKDKPLPPLLARVGGNIEVLGFNTRQRKAFLNAVMRWGMPPQDAFTTQWLVRDLRGKTEKEFKAYVSLFMRHLCEPGADGSETFADGVPREGLSRQQVLTRIGVMSLVKKKVQEFEHINGRWSMPELMPDPSADSKRSSRASSPTKTSPTTPEASATNSPCTSKPATPAPSEKGEGIRTPLEKEEAENQEEKPEKNSRIGEKVETEADAPSPAPSLGERLEPRKIPLEDEVPGVPGEMEPEPGYRGDREKSATESTPGERGEEKPLDGQEHRERPEGETGDLGKREDVKGDRELRPGPRDEPRSNGRREEKTEKPRFMFNIADGGFTELHTLWQNEERAAISSGKLNEIWHRRHDYWLLAGIVLHGYARWQDIQNDAQFAIINEPFKTEANKGNFLEMKNKFLARRFKLLEQALVIEEQLRRAAYLNLSQEPAHPAMALHARFAEAECLAESHQHLSKESLAGNKPANAVLHKVLNQLEELLSDMKADVTRLPATLSRIPPIAARLQMSERSILSRLASKGTEPHPTPAFPPGPYATPPGYGAAFSAAPVGALAAAGANYSQMPAGSFITAATNGPPVLVKKEKEMVGALVSDGLDRKEPRAGEVICIDD; encoded by the exons ATGAAGGTGGCAGACACTGTGATCCTGTGGGCAAGAAGTAAAAATGACCAGCTGAGGATTTCTTTTCCTCCAGGACTGTGTTGGGGTGACAGGATGCCTG ATAAGGATGACATTCGGCTGCTGCCTTCAGCATTGGGTGTGAAGAAGAGAAAACGAGGACCCAAGAAGCAGAAGGAGAACAAGCCAGGAAAACCCCGAAAACGCAAGAAGCGT gaCAGTGAGGAGGAATTTGGTTCTGAGCGAGATGAGTACCGGGAGAAGTCAGAGAGTGGGGGCAGTGAATATGGAACCGGACCGGGTCGGAAACGAAGAAGGAAGCACcgagaaaaaaaggagaagaagacaaAGCGGCGGAAAAagggggagggagatggggggcaAAAG CAAGTGGAACAGAAGTCATCAGCAACTCTGCTTCTGACCTGGGGCCTGGAGGATGTGGAGCATGTGTTCTCTGAGGAGGATTACCACACGCTCACCAACTACAAAGCCTTCAGCCAGTTCATGAG GCCCCTAATTGCTAAGAAGAATCCTAAGATCCCAATGTCTAAGATGATGACCATCCTTGGGGCCAAATGGAGAGAGTTCAGCGCCAACAACCCCTTCAAGGGGTCAGCAGCTGCTgtggcggcggcagcggcagcagcagcagcagctgtagCTGAGCAGGTGTCAGCTGCTGTCTCGTCAGCCACCCCCATAGCACCCTCCGGACCCCCCGCCCTTCCACCACCCCCTGCTGCTGATATCCAGCCCCCACCCATCCGAAGAGCCAAAACCAAAGAGGGCAAAG GTCCAGGCCATAAGAGGCGGAGTAAGAGCCCCCGAGTGCCTGATGGACGCAAGAAGCTTCGGGGAAAGAAAATGGCACCACTCAAAATAAAACTAGGGCTTCTGGGtggcaagaggaagaaaggaggctCG TATGTTTTTCAGAGCGACGAAGGTCCTGAACCAGAGGCTGAGGAATCAGACCTGGACAGTGGCAGTGTCCACAGTGTCTCAGGCCGGCCTGATGGCCCTGTCCGCACCAAGAAACTAAAGAGAGGCCGgccaggaaggaagaagaagaagg TCCTGGGCTGTCCTGCAGTGGccggggaggaggaggttgaTGGCTACGAGACGGATCACCAGGATTACTGTGAGGTGTGCCAGCAGGGTGGGGAAATTATTCTGTGTGACACCTGCCCTCGTGCCTACCACCTCGTCTGCCTTGATCCTGAGCTTGACCGGGCTCCAGAGGGCAAATGGAGCTGCCCTCACTGT GAGAAGGAGGGGGTCcagtgggaggccaaggaggaagaagaagaatacgaagaggagggagaggaagaaggggagaaggaggaggaggacgatCACATGGAGTACTGCCGCGTATGCAAGGACGGCGGGGAGCTCCTGTGCTGTGACGCGTGCATCTCCTCCTACCACATTCATTGTCTAAACCCTCCCCTGCCTGACATTCCCAATGGTGAATGGCTGTGTCCCCGATGCACA TGCCCCGTGCTGAAGGGTCGAGTGCAGAAGATCCTACATTGGCGGTGGGGGGAGCCACCTGTAGCAGTGCCAGCCCCTCAACAGGCAGATGGAAATCCAGATGTCCCACCCCCCCGTCCTCTTCAAGGCAGATCAGAGCGAGAGTTCTTTGTCAAGTGGGTAGGACTATCCTACTGGCACTGCTCCTGGGCCAAGGAGCTTCAG CTGGAAATCTTCCATTTGGTTATGTATCGAAACTACCAGCGGAAGAATGACATGGATGAGCCCCCACCCCTGGACTATGGCTCCGGCGAGGATGATGGGAAGAGTGACAAGCGTAAAGTGAAAGACCCACACTATGCTGAGATGGAGGAGAAGTACTATCGTTTTGGCATCAAGCCAGAGTGGATGACCGTCCACCGTATCATCAACCACAG TGTGGATAAAAAGGGGAATTACCACTATCTAGTAAAATGGAGGGACTTACCATATGACCAGTCCACGTGggaggaagatgaaatgaatatcCCTGAATATGAAGAACATAAGCAAAGCTACTGGAGACACCG AGAACTAATTATGGGGGAAGACCCTGCCCAGCCCCGCAagtataagaagaagaagaaggagctACAGGGTGATGGGCCTCCCAGTTCTCCCACTAATGAT CCTACCGTGAAATATGAGACTCAGCCACGGTTTATCACAGCCACTGGAGGCACCCTGCACATGTATCAGTTGGAAGGGCTGAACTGGCTACGCTTCTCCTGGGCCCAGGGCACTGACACCATTCTAGCTGATGAGATGGGGCTGGGCAAGACCATACAAACCATCGTCTTCCTCTACTCACTCTACAAGGAG GGCCACACAAAAGGTCCCTTCCTGGTGAGTGCCCCACTCTCTACTATCATTAACTGGGAGCGGGAGTTCCAGATGTGGGCACCCAAATTCTATGTGGTGACATACACGGGTGACAAGGACAGCCGGGCCATCATTCGTGAGAATGAATTCTCCTTTGAGGACAATGCCATCAAAGGGGGCAAGAAAGCTTTTAAGATGAAG AGGGAGGCACAGGTGAAGTTCCATGTTCTCCTGACATCGTATGAGCTGATCACCATTGATCAGGCAGCACTTGGTTCCATCCGCTGGGCCTGTCTTGTGGTAGATGAGGCCCATCGACTCAAGAACAACCAGTCCAAG TTTTTCAGGGTTCTCAATGGTTACAAGATAGATCATAAGTTGCTGCTGACAGGAACCCCATTGCAGAATAATCTGGAGGAGCTCTTCCATCTCCTGAACTTCCTCACCCCAGAGAGATTTAA CAActtggagggcttcctggaggagtttGCTGACATATCCAAAGAGGACCAGATCAAGAAACTGCATGATTTGCTGGGGCCACACATGCTGCGGAGACTCAAGGCAGATGTCTTTAAGAACATGCCAGCCAAGACAGAGCTCATCGTTCGGGTGGAGCTAAGCCCCATGCAGAA GAAATACTACAAATACATCCTGACTCGAAATTTTGAGGCCTTGAATTCACGAGGTGGTGGGAACCAGGTGTCGCTGCTTAATATCATGATGGATCTTAAGAAGTGCTGCAACCATCCATACCTTTTTCCCGTGGCTGCTATG GAGTCCCCCAAACTCCCCAGTGGGGCTTATGAGGGTGGGGCACTTATTAAGTCGTCTGGGAAGCTCATGCTGCTCCAGAAGATGCTGCGAAAGCTGAAGGAGCAAGGACACCGAGTGCTCATCTTCTCCCAG ATGACCAAAATGTTAGACTTGCTTGAGGACTTCTTAGACTATGAAGGCTACAAGTATGAGCGCATCGATGGTGGTATCACGGGTGCCCTGAGGCAGGAGGCCATCGATCGGTTTAATG CTCCTGGGGCCCAACAATTCTGCTTCCTCCTGTCCACCCGAGCTGGGGGCCTGGGCATCAATCTGGCCACTGCTGACACTGTCATCATCTTTGATTCTGACTGGAACCCCCATAATGACATCCAG GCCTTTAGCCGGGCTCATCGGATTGGCCAGGCCAACAAAGTGATGATTTACCGGTTTGTGACTCGCGCGTCAGTGGAAGAGCGAATCACACAAGTGGCCAAGAGAAAGATGATGCTGACACACCTGGTTGTGCGGCCTGGGCTGGGCTCCAAGGCAGGCTCCATGTCCAAGCAGGAGCTTGACGACATTCTCAAATTTGGCACTGAAGAGCTATTCAAGGATGAAAACGAGG GGGAGAACAAGGAGGAGGACAGCAGTGTGATTCATTATGACAATGAGGCCATCGCTCGGCTGTTGGACCGGAACCAGGATGCAACTGAGGACACTGACGTGCAGAACATGAATGAGTATCTCAGCTCCTTCAAGGTGGCACAGTACGTCGTGCGGGAAGAAGACAAG ATTGAGGAAATTGAGCGAGAGATCATCAAGCAGGAGGAGAATGTGGACCCTGACTACTGGGAGAAGCTGCTGAGGCATCACTATGAGCAACAGCAGGAAGACCTAGCCCGGAATCTAGGCAAGGGCAAGCGGGTTCGCAAGCAAGTTAACTACAATGATGCTGCTCAGGAAGACCAAG ACAACCAGTCAGAGTACTCGGTGGGTTcagaggaggaggatgaagactTCGATGAACGTCCTGAAG GGCGTAGACAGTCAAAGAGGCAGCTCCGGAATGAGAAAGATAAGCCACTGCCTCCACTGCTGGCCCGAGTCGGGGGCAACATTGAG GTGCTGGGCTTCAACACCCGTCAGCGGAAGGCTTTCCTCAATGCTGTGATGCGCTGGGGGATGCCACCACAGGATGCCTTCACCACGCAGTGGCTGGTGCGGGACCTGAGGGGCAAGACTGAGAAGGAGTTTAA GGCCTATGTGTCTTTGTTCATGCGCCATCTGTGTGAGCCTGGGGCAGACGGCTCTGAAACCTTTGCCGATGGGGTCCCTCGGGAGGGACTGAGTCGCCAGCAGGTGTTGACCCGCATTGGAGTCATGTCTCTCGTCAAAAAGAAG GTGCAGGAGTTTGAGCACATCAATGGGCGTTGGTCAATGCCGGAACTGATGCCTGACCCCAGCGCCGATTCTAAGCGCTCCTCCAGAGCCTCCTCTCCTACCAAAACATCTCCCACCACTCCTGAGGCTTCTGCTACCAACAGTCCCTGCACCTCTAAACCTG CTACTCCAGCTCCAAGTGAGAAAGGAGAAGGCATAAGGACACCTCTTGAGAAGGAGGAAGCTGAAAACCAGGAGGAAAAGCCAGAGAAGAACAGCAGAATTGGGGAGAAGGTGGAGACAGAG GCTGatgcccccagcccagccccatcaCTTGGGGAGCGGCTGGAGCCAAGGAAGATTCCTCTAGAGGATGAGGTGCCAGGGGTGCCTGGAGAGATGGAGCCTGAACCTGGGTACCGTGGGGACAGAGAGAAGTCAG CCACAGAGTCGACGCCAGGAGAAAGGGGGGAGGAGAAGCCGTTGGATGGACAGGAACACAGGGAGAGGCCGGAGGGGGAAACAGGGGATTTGGGCAAGAGAG AAGATGTAAAAGGTGACCGGGAGCTTCGACCAGGGCCTCGAGATGAGCCACGGTCCAATGGGCGACgagaggaaaagacagagaagCCCCGGTTCATGTTCAATATCGCCGATGGTGGCTTCACAG AGCTTCACACACTGTGGCAGAATGAGGAACGGGCAGCTATTTCCTCGGGGAAACTCAATGAGATCTGGCACAGAAGACATGACTATTGGCTTCTGGCTGGGATTGTCCT CCATGGCTATGCACGGTGGCAGGACATCCAGAATGATGCTCAATTTGCCATTATCAATGAGCCATTTAAAACTGAAGCCAATAAGGGGAACTTTCTGGAGATGAAAAATAAGTTCCTGGCCCGGAGGTTCAAG CTCCTGGAGCAGGCGCTGGTGATTGAGGAGCAGCTGCGGCGGGCGGCCTACCTGAACCTGTCGCAGGAGCCGGCGCACCCCGCCATGGCCCTCCACGCCCGCTTCGCCGAGGCCGAGTGCCTGGCCGAGAGCCACCAGCACCTCTCCAAGGAGTCGCTGGCGGGGAACAAGCCGGCCAACGCCGTCCTGCACAAGG TTCTGAACCAGCTGGAGGAGTTGCTGAGCGACATGAAGGCGGACGTGACCCGCCTGCCAGCCACGCTGTCCCGAATACCCCCCATCGCAGCCCGCCTTCAGATGTCCGAGCGCAGCATCCTCAGCCGGCTGGCCAGCAAGGGCACGGAGCCTCACCCCACACCG GCCTTCCCCCCGGGTCCCTACGCTACACCTCCGGGGTACGGGGCGGCCTTCAGCGCCGCACCCGTAGGGGCCCTGGCCGCCGCAGGCGCCAATTACAGCCAGATGCCTGCAGGGTCCTTCATCACAG